The following coding sequences are from one Maniola jurtina chromosome 14, ilManJurt1.1, whole genome shotgun sequence window:
- the LOC123871596 gene encoding uncharacterized protein LOC123871596 isoform X4, with protein sequence MAKRYVYEDSYRTRTRKTHPKGNKPFLIEEKYTKRENRDKITELLTIAKKYIEIIEPYLRKAIKSFESISSWLSRNYLPFTLTLVVIGFSLLLPNISQKLHKNSELKAINNVLHRMQDEVKRAEVECLAANEKICDLHCTLCDETIETT encoded by the exons ATGGCAAAGCGATACGTCTACGAAG ATTCCTATAGGACACGTACTCGCAAGACCCACCCCAAAGGGAATAAACCGTTTCTAATTGAAGAAAAATATACCAAAAGAGAGAACAGAGACAAAATAACTGAACTACTAACAATAGCAAAGAAATACATAGAAATTATTGAGCCTTATCTAAGAAAGGCCATCAAGTCGTTTGAAAGCATATCTAGCTGGCTGTCTCGTAATTATTTACCCTTTACTCTGACGCTAGTAGTAATCGGCTTCAGCTTGCTCCTGCCTAACATATCACAGAAGCTACATAAAAACAGTGAACTTAAAGCTATAAATAATGTTCTTCATCGAATGCag GACGAGGTGAAACGTGCAGAAGTAGAGTGCTTAGCCGCAAATGAAAAGATCTGCGACTTACACTGCACCCTTTGCGACGAAACAATTGAAACG ACCTAA
- the LOC123871596 gene encoding uncharacterized protein LOC123871596 isoform X2, with protein sequence MAKRYVYEDSYRTRTRKTHPKGNKPFLIEEKYTKRENRDKITELLTIAKKYIEIIEPYLRKAIKSFESISSWLSRNYLPFTLTLVVIGFSLLLPNISQKLHKNSELKAINNVLHRMQDEVKRAEVECLAANEKICDLHCTLCDETIETITSAGDFPQHNLILDQRRKGLDSLAGSSLSISRNSSKK encoded by the exons ATGGCAAAGCGATACGTCTACGAAG ATTCCTATAGGACACGTACTCGCAAGACCCACCCCAAAGGGAATAAACCGTTTCTAATTGAAGAAAAATATACCAAAAGAGAGAACAGAGACAAAATAACTGAACTACTAACAATAGCAAAGAAATACATAGAAATTATTGAGCCTTATCTAAGAAAGGCCATCAAGTCGTTTGAAAGCATATCTAGCTGGCTGTCTCGTAATTATTTACCCTTTACTCTGACGCTAGTAGTAATCGGCTTCAGCTTGCTCCTGCCTAACATATCACAGAAGCTACATAAAAACAGTGAACTTAAAGCTATAAATAATGTTCTTCATCGAATGCag GACGAGGTGAAACGTGCAGAAGTAGAGTGCTTAGCCGCAAATGAAAAGATCTGCGACTTACACTGCACCCTTTGCGACGAAACAATTGAAACG ATAACATCAGCCGGGGACTTTCCACAGCACAATTTGATCCTGGACCAGAGGAGAAAGGGGTTGGATTCTTTAGCCGGTTCTTCATTAAGTATCAGCCGGAACTCTTCTAAAAAG TAA
- the LOC123871600 gene encoding uncharacterized protein LOC123871600 isoform X2: protein MEYSGRRNRRGRPRSRIPNQQVRFAQRPPTSNSYNGFCSFFILASLIAMIYLKLDHHCKICSKKYDGLDITKSINDIAVNISRLKASYTDLEKSITKFSGDIPKIEGQIEILEALANTMERGDSIWNPKTHLTLPNVDVFLKEPNTKITENPYIKKNVTEKITQYNITPTD from the exons atggaatATTCCGGTAGACGCAACCGCAGAGGGCGACCTCGATCACGGATACCAAACCAACAAGTTCGTTTTGCCCAACGCCCACCAACAAGCAACAGTTACAACGGCTTTTGTAGCTTCTTCATATTGGCCAGCTTGATCGCGATGATTTATCTGAAGCTGGACCACCATTGTAAGATTTGCAGCAAGAAATACGACGGGCTCGACATTACAAAAAGCATCAATGATATTGCG GTCAACATTTCAAGATTAAAAGCATCTTATACCGATTTAGAAAAATCAATTACGAAGTTTTCTGGGGATATTCCGAAAATTGAAGGTCAAATCGAAATCTTAGAAGCATTAGCTAACACTATGGAAAGAGGTGATTCCATATGGAATCCTAAAACACATCTGACCCTGCCCAATGTCGATGTGTTTCTAAAAGAACCTAACACAAAAATTACAGAAAACCCATATATTAAGAAAAATGTGACggaaaaaataacacaatataatattacccCTACGGATTGA
- the LOC123871596 gene encoding uncharacterized protein LOC123871596 isoform X1 produces the protein MAKRYVYEDSYRTRTRKTHPKGNKPFLIEEKYTKRENRDKITELLTIAKKYIEIIEPYLRKAIKSFESISSWLSRNYLPFTLTLVVIGFSLLLPNISQKLHKNSELKAINNVLHRMQDEVKRAEVECLAANEKICDLHCTLCDETIETSTCRPKNLELSQITSAGDFPQHNLILDQRRKGLDSLAGSSLSISRNSSKK, from the exons ATGGCAAAGCGATACGTCTACGAAG ATTCCTATAGGACACGTACTCGCAAGACCCACCCCAAAGGGAATAAACCGTTTCTAATTGAAGAAAAATATACCAAAAGAGAGAACAGAGACAAAATAACTGAACTACTAACAATAGCAAAGAAATACATAGAAATTATTGAGCCTTATCTAAGAAAGGCCATCAAGTCGTTTGAAAGCATATCTAGCTGGCTGTCTCGTAATTATTTACCCTTTACTCTGACGCTAGTAGTAATCGGCTTCAGCTTGCTCCTGCCTAACATATCACAGAAGCTACATAAAAACAGTGAACTTAAAGCTATAAATAATGTTCTTCATCGAATGCag GACGAGGTGAAACGTGCAGAAGTAGAGTGCTTAGCCGCAAATGAAAAGATCTGCGACTTACACTGCACCCTTTGCGACGAAACAATTGAAACG TCTACTTGCAGACCTAAGAACCTTGAACTCTCTCAGATAACATCAGCCGGGGACTTTCCACAGCACAATTTGATCCTGGACCAGAGGAGAAAGGGGTTGGATTCTTTAGCCGGTTCTTCATTAAGTATCAGCCGGAACTCTTCTAAAAAG TAA
- the LOC123871596 gene encoding uncharacterized protein LOC123871596 isoform X3 — translation MAKRYVYEDSYRTRTRKTHPKGNKPFLIEEKYTKRENRDKITELLTIAKKYIEIIEPYLRKAIKSFESISSWLSRNYLPFTLTLVVIGFSLLLPNISQKLHKNSELKAINNVLHRMQDEVKRAEVECLAANEKICDLHCTLCDETIETHNLILDQRRKGLDSLAGSSLSISRNSSKK, via the exons ATGGCAAAGCGATACGTCTACGAAG ATTCCTATAGGACACGTACTCGCAAGACCCACCCCAAAGGGAATAAACCGTTTCTAATTGAAGAAAAATATACCAAAAGAGAGAACAGAGACAAAATAACTGAACTACTAACAATAGCAAAGAAATACATAGAAATTATTGAGCCTTATCTAAGAAAGGCCATCAAGTCGTTTGAAAGCATATCTAGCTGGCTGTCTCGTAATTATTTACCCTTTACTCTGACGCTAGTAGTAATCGGCTTCAGCTTGCTCCTGCCTAACATATCACAGAAGCTACATAAAAACAGTGAACTTAAAGCTATAAATAATGTTCTTCATCGAATGCag GACGAGGTGAAACGTGCAGAAGTAGAGTGCTTAGCCGCAAATGAAAAGATCTGCGACTTACACTGCACCCTTTGCGACGAAACAATTGAAACG CACAATTTGATCCTGGACCAGAGGAGAAAGGGGTTGGATTCTTTAGCCGGTTCTTCATTAAGTATCAGCCGGAACTCTTCTAAAAAG TAA
- the LOC123871596 gene encoding uncharacterized protein LOC123871596 isoform X5, with the protein MAKRYVYEDSYRTRTRKTHPKGNKPFLIEEKYTKRENRDKITELLTIAKKYIEIIEPYLRKAIKSFESISSWLSRNYLPFTLTLVVIGFSLLLPNISQKLHKNSELKAINNVLHRMQDEVKRAEVECLAANEKICDLHCTLCDETIET; encoded by the exons ATGGCAAAGCGATACGTCTACGAAG ATTCCTATAGGACACGTACTCGCAAGACCCACCCCAAAGGGAATAAACCGTTTCTAATTGAAGAAAAATATACCAAAAGAGAGAACAGAGACAAAATAACTGAACTACTAACAATAGCAAAGAAATACATAGAAATTATTGAGCCTTATCTAAGAAAGGCCATCAAGTCGTTTGAAAGCATATCTAGCTGGCTGTCTCGTAATTATTTACCCTTTACTCTGACGCTAGTAGTAATCGGCTTCAGCTTGCTCCTGCCTAACATATCACAGAAGCTACATAAAAACAGTGAACTTAAAGCTATAAATAATGTTCTTCATCGAATGCag GACGAGGTGAAACGTGCAGAAGTAGAGTGCTTAGCCGCAAATGAAAAGATCTGCGACTTACACTGCACCCTTTGCGACGAAACAATTGAAACG TAA
- the LOC123871600 gene encoding uncharacterized protein LOC123871600 isoform X1: MEYSGRRNRRGRPRSRIPNQQVRFAQRPPTSNSYNGFCSFFILASLIAMIYLKLDHHCKICSKKYDGLDITKSINDIAVMAVNISRLKASYTDLEKSITKFSGDIPKIEGQIEILEALANTMERGDSIWNPKTHLTLPNVDVFLKEPNTKITENPYIKKNVTEKITQYNITPTD, from the exons atggaatATTCCGGTAGACGCAACCGCAGAGGGCGACCTCGATCACGGATACCAAACCAACAAGTTCGTTTTGCCCAACGCCCACCAACAAGCAACAGTTACAACGGCTTTTGTAGCTTCTTCATATTGGCCAGCTTGATCGCGATGATTTATCTGAAGCTGGACCACCATTGTAAGATTTGCAGCAAGAAATACGACGGGCTCGACATTACAAAAAGCATCAATGATATTGCGGTAATGGCA GTCAACATTTCAAGATTAAAAGCATCTTATACCGATTTAGAAAAATCAATTACGAAGTTTTCTGGGGATATTCCGAAAATTGAAGGTCAAATCGAAATCTTAGAAGCATTAGCTAACACTATGGAAAGAGGTGATTCCATATGGAATCCTAAAACACATCTGACCCTGCCCAATGTCGATGTGTTTCTAAAAGAACCTAACACAAAAATTACAGAAAACCCATATATTAAGAAAAATGTGACggaaaaaataacacaatataatattacccCTACGGATTGA
- the LOC123871597 gene encoding uncharacterized protein LOC123871597, whose translation MVKFFKKLLIEITLFIAMVALAGHVTVNFWEQYVVQDNLLEMKESLDHLKVTVNNMGYAYDDLQRDLIELAKINSKSSKSSIPRVLTQEPISCKKRGGLDHKVLEHWNLLFAQNNDKAPRVLITDKNVGSAPVPSMALVKNATTATRLPLKATAVGSETVTEFQNLHENECIYKCRARNSVRRCYEDCESTNKIQKF comes from the exons ATGGTTAAGTTTTTTAAGAAATTACTAATAGAAATCACTTTGTTCATCGCGATGGTTGCTCTGGCTGGACATGTGACGGTTAATTTTTGGGAACAATACGTTGTCCAAGACAATCTTTTGGAGATGAAGGAGAGCTTAGATCATCTGAAG GTTACGGTAAACAACATGGGATACGCCTACGATGATTTACAAAGAGATCTTATAGAATTAGCAAAAATCAattcaaaatcatcaaaatcatcTATACCCAGAGTGCTTACACAAGAACCAATTTCTTGCAAGAAAAGAGGAGGGCTCGATCATAAAGTATTAGAACATTGGAATCTACTCTTTGCACAAAATAATGATAAAGCTCCTCGTGTATTGATTACTGATAAAAATGTTGGTAGTGCACCTGTACCTAGTATGGCTTTAGTCAAAAATGCTACGACTGCTACAAGACTTCCATTGAAAGCAACTGCCGTAGGGTCAGAAACTGTAACGGAATTCCAAAATCTACATGAAAACGAATGCATATACAAATGCAGGGCAAGAAACAGTGTCCGACGATGCTACGAAGATTGTGAAAGCACTAATAAAATCCAAAAGTTTTAG